One segment of Candidatus Eremiobacteraceae bacterium DNA contains the following:
- a CDS encoding divergent polysaccharide deacetylase family protein, whose product MASRRRRPVRRQARNRRAGLPLIIAVVLVLVVIIFVVERQFAGYFGGRTPAHHVAVTSPTPTTSETPSPLESISPAPSPSPAPSGAPRIAIIIDDCGYSLPRDLVFLKLPIPLTLSILPMTPHGKEVAADAVAAGKAVMLHIPMEPFSSGAHPGPGEISTEMTDAQIDTQLNADIASLPPLPGANNHMGSKASSDPRVMRDVIDILKHNDMFFIDSMTAMTTVGASTARELGVPTAERDVFLDDSVNVPYIEGQIRQLEATAKKNGTAIAIGHPFPATYQALETMVPQMEAAGFAFVDAKTLVK is encoded by the coding sequence ATGGCATCTCGCCGCCGGCGACCGGTTCGCCGACAAGCCCGAAACCGTCGAGCCGGACTGCCGCTTATCATCGCGGTCGTCCTCGTGTTGGTCGTCATCATCTTCGTCGTCGAGCGCCAATTCGCGGGTTATTTCGGCGGGCGAACGCCGGCACACCACGTCGCCGTCACGTCGCCGACGCCTACCACTTCTGAAACTCCGTCGCCGCTGGAGTCGATCAGCCCAGCGCCTTCGCCGTCGCCGGCTCCGAGCGGCGCGCCGCGCATCGCGATCATCATCGACGATTGCGGCTACAGCCTGCCCCGCGATCTCGTCTTCTTGAAGTTGCCGATCCCCCTGACGCTATCGATCCTGCCCATGACGCCACACGGCAAAGAAGTCGCGGCAGACGCCGTTGCGGCCGGCAAAGCCGTCATGCTCCACATACCGATGGAGCCGTTCTCGTCCGGGGCGCATCCAGGACCCGGCGAGATATCGACCGAGATGACTGATGCGCAGATCGATACGCAGCTCAATGCGGATATCGCCTCGCTCCCGCCGCTGCCCGGCGCGAACAACCACATGGGCTCGAAAGCGTCGAGCGACCCGCGCGTCATGCGCGACGTCATCGACATATTGAAGCACAACGACATGTTCTTCATCGATTCGATGACGGCGATGACGACCGTCGGCGCATCGACCGCGCGCGAGCTCGGCGTACCGACCGCCGAGCGCGACGTCTTCCTCGATGATTCAGTGAACGTGCCGTATATCGAAGGCCAGATCCGGCAACTCGAGGCGACCGCGAAGAAGAACGGTACCGCGATCGCGATCGGGCATCCGTTCCCGGCCACGTATCAGGCGCTCGAGACGATGGTGCCGCAGATGGAAGCTGCCGGCTTCGCCTTCGTCGACGCCAAGACGCTCGTGAAGTAG
- a CDS encoding TMEM175 family protein has protein sequence MIAQVEHRFSFQYAAMAGTQPPNDVVISKGRFEAFSDGVFAIAITLLVLELHPPDLANPSNGSLVRALLAMWPEFLVYWASFATIGIVWFNHYALFHNTRDVTYTALIANLALLSFVCFVPFTTLLIAREGMIPIATALYGIVLLLLSACYNVLLYVVMLPPGERGTFMGFLRQRNAWNTLGPVVYAGGTLLAFVSPLASILLFSAIAVFYLLPGTVRSTLESTGGADTST, from the coding sequence ATGATCGCGCAGGTAGAGCACCGCTTTTCGTTTCAATACGCCGCTATGGCCGGAACTCAGCCGCCGAACGACGTCGTCATTTCTAAAGGCCGCTTCGAAGCCTTCAGCGATGGAGTCTTCGCGATCGCCATCACGCTGCTCGTGCTCGAACTCCATCCGCCCGATCTCGCCAACCCGAGCAACGGCAGCCTCGTGCGCGCGCTCCTCGCGATGTGGCCTGAATTTCTCGTCTACTGGGCGAGCTTCGCGACCATCGGCATCGTCTGGTTCAACCACTATGCGCTTTTCCACAATACTCGCGACGTGACGTATACCGCGCTCATCGCCAATCTAGCGCTGCTCTCGTTCGTCTGTTTCGTTCCGTTCACGACGCTACTCATCGCGCGCGAGGGCATGATCCCGATCGCGACGGCGCTATACGGCATCGTCCTATTACTGCTCTCGGCCTGCTACAACGTGCTGTTGTACGTCGTGATGCTCCCGCCTGGCGAACGGGGCACCTTCATGGGCTTCTTGCGCCAACGCAATGCCTGGAACACCCTCGGTCCGGTGGTGTACGCGGGCGGCACCTTGCTCGCGTTCGTAAGCCCGCTCGCCAGCATCTTGCTCTTCTCGGCGATCGCGGTCTTCTATCTGCTTCCTGGGACGGTGAGGAGCACGCTCGAGTCGACCGGGGGCGCTGATACCTCGACATAG
- a CDS encoding secretin N-terminal domain-containing protein codes for MFDLSQLHRRLAIIFLSLTFGIATALGGSQPASSATTVLQSVQTQVLPNQHVRVLLQFSAPASIRQLTAGAATTVIFQVQGATAASTIQNIMPINLGPLTTINVSSFPGGLSIALALSGPVHPTFGPGGGNGVYIIDVPPASGGSNNGYRNPFQPQQNQYQAPAPSTPGGPQITKLIRLHYADVSEVVGILTSNGEVAPTSVFNPQPSQFGSQSDNGGGFNGGGFQGPVNGGFNAGGFNGGGFQQPFGGYNNGNYGGENGNAMGQRISDNIAIDRRLNAVILTGTPAEIAQAEQMIKLLDVPVQSVLLDTEVLEVTESGAKALGLDYNQTTTDPITRIFNTQAAIMGALPAGAVPGSLAIQSNIFLLVSKGLARVLASPKILTEDGVPASILTGDSLPIRVTTPVGFNGATAVSSQVEYINVGVNLQILPHITTGGGVNADIYSVVSSVTGFTSSNDPQISTRQAQTRVNLLEGQTLVIGGLLQQRDIRNLQKIPILGDLPLVGALFRFYTETRQDTNLIITITPHIVPEPGSSPAPAQSAAPAPTPTP; via the coding sequence GTGTTCGACCTTTCGCAGTTGCATCGACGGCTCGCAATCATCTTCTTGTCGCTTACTTTCGGCATCGCGACGGCTCTCGGTGGGTCGCAGCCGGCGTCCTCGGCGACGACCGTGCTGCAATCGGTCCAGACGCAGGTGCTGCCGAATCAGCATGTCCGCGTGCTGCTCCAGTTCAGCGCGCCGGCCTCGATCCGGCAATTGACCGCCGGCGCCGCGACGACCGTCATCTTCCAAGTACAGGGCGCGACGGCTGCGTCCACGATCCAGAACATCATGCCGATCAACCTCGGGCCGCTGACGACGATCAACGTGTCGTCGTTTCCGGGAGGCCTGAGCATCGCGCTCGCCTTGAGCGGGCCGGTCCATCCGACTTTCGGGCCCGGCGGCGGCAACGGCGTCTACATCATCGATGTGCCGCCGGCGTCGGGCGGGTCGAACAACGGTTATCGCAACCCGTTCCAGCCGCAACAGAACCAATATCAGGCGCCGGCGCCGAGCACGCCCGGCGGTCCGCAGATCACGAAGTTGATCCGGCTGCACTACGCGGACGTGTCCGAAGTCGTCGGCATATTGACGAGCAATGGCGAGGTCGCACCGACGAGCGTCTTCAATCCGCAGCCGTCGCAGTTCGGATCGCAGTCCGATAACGGCGGCGGCTTCAACGGCGGCGGTTTCCAAGGCCCCGTCAACGGCGGCTTCAACGCAGGCGGATTCAACGGCGGCGGCTTCCAACAGCCGTTCGGCGGCTACAACAACGGCAATTACGGCGGCGAGAACGGCAACGCGATGGGTCAGCGCATCAGCGACAACATCGCCATCGACCGCCGGCTCAACGCGGTCATCCTGACCGGCACGCCTGCTGAAATCGCGCAAGCCGAGCAGATGATCAAGCTGCTCGACGTCCCCGTCCAGAGCGTCCTGCTCGACACCGAAGTGCTCGAGGTGACGGAGAGCGGCGCAAAAGCGCTCGGCCTCGACTATAACCAGACGACGACCGACCCGATCACCCGCATCTTCAACACGCAAGCGGCGATCATGGGCGCGCTTCCGGCCGGTGCTGTGCCGGGCTCGCTCGCGATACAGTCGAACATCTTCTTGCTCGTCAGCAAGGGGCTCGCACGCGTCCTCGCATCGCCGAAGATCCTGACCGAAGACGGCGTGCCCGCTTCGATCCTCACCGGCGACTCGTTGCCGATCCGCGTGACGACGCCGGTCGGCTTCAACGGCGCGACGGCTGTGTCGAGCCAGGTCGAGTACATCAACGTCGGCGTCAACCTCCAGATATTGCCGCACATCACGACCGGCGGCGGCGTCAACGCGGATATCTATTCGGTCGTATCGTCGGTGACTGGTTTTACGTCAAGCAACGATCCGCAGATCTCGACGCGTCAGGCGCAGACGCGCGTCAATCTATTGGAGGGGCAGACGCTGGTGATAGGCGGCCTGCTCCAACAGCGGGACATCCGAAATCTCCAGAAGATACCGATTCTCGGCGACCTGCCACTTGTAGGCGCGCTATTTCGTTTCTACACGGAGACCCGTCAGGACACGAATCTGATCATCACGATCACACCGCACATCGTGCCTGAACCCGGCTCGTCGCCGGCGCCCGCTCAATCCGCCGCGCCCGCGCCGACTCCGACTCCGTAA
- a CDS encoding response regulator transcription factor — protein sequence MSASSSTRAKVAVVDDERSIRDLLEIGLGREGYAVRTAADGQQAIALVAEWQPDVIVLDVMMPKLDGFSLLPLLRRRTQAPIIMLTARGDVVDRVTGLRGGADDYLAKPFDLDELLARLEAALRRPHLATPKQLAYEDLTADLETRDVFRGGERIDLTVREFELLVVLMREPRRVFSKDRLLDMVWGADFDGPVGIVETYISYLRAKVDARTDNKLIHTIRGAGYTLRTEPARTL from the coding sequence ATGAGCGCCAGCAGCTCGACGCGGGCGAAAGTCGCCGTCGTCGACGACGAACGCAGCATACGCGATCTTCTCGAGATCGGTCTCGGCCGTGAGGGTTACGCGGTGCGCACGGCCGCCGATGGACAGCAAGCGATCGCGCTCGTCGCCGAATGGCAACCGGACGTCATCGTGCTCGACGTCATGATGCCGAAGCTCGATGGGTTCTCGCTGCTGCCACTGCTCCGCCGGCGGACGCAGGCGCCGATCATCATGCTCACCGCACGCGGTGACGTCGTCGACCGGGTCACCGGACTGCGCGGGGGCGCGGACGACTATCTCGCCAAGCCGTTCGACCTCGACGAGCTCCTCGCGCGGCTCGAAGCGGCCCTTCGCCGGCCGCATCTCGCGACGCCGAAACAACTTGCCTACGAAGACTTGACCGCCGATCTCGAAACGCGCGACGTCTTCCGAGGCGGCGAGCGCATCGATCTCACTGTCCGCGAATTCGAGCTGCTCGTCGTCCTCATGCGCGAGCCGCGCCGCGTCTTTTCGAAAGACCGCCTGCTCGACATGGTATGGGGAGCGGATTTCGACGGTCCGGTCGGCATCGTCGAGACGTATATCTCGTACTTGCGCGCGAAGGTCGACGCGAGAACGGATAACAAGCTCATCCACACGATCCGCGGCGCCGGCTACACGCTCCGCACCGAGCCCGCGAGGACGCTGTGA
- a CDS encoding FHA domain-containing protein, which produces MNAVAAIQWESLGTIVAAFVLAVWALRDPDIVRQEPAAAGQAVAARLKVSVRGRAVQTVELNDGATIGRAPGCDLVVDESTVSKHHARIRCDAGPSIEDLDSTNGTYVNGRPADGPTALRRGDRIALGAAKIVFLGLAVRGSKNPKG; this is translated from the coding sequence ATGAATGCGGTCGCAGCGATACAGTGGGAATCGCTCGGCACGATCGTGGCAGCGTTCGTTCTCGCTGTCTGGGCGCTGCGCGACCCCGACATCGTGCGACAAGAGCCGGCCGCTGCAGGACAGGCGGTCGCCGCTCGCCTCAAGGTAAGCGTCCGCGGACGAGCTGTCCAAACGGTCGAGTTGAACGACGGCGCGACGATCGGCCGAGCTCCCGGCTGCGATCTCGTGGTCGACGAATCGACGGTCAGCAAGCATCACGCTCGTATACGATGTGACGCAGGCCCGTCCATCGAGGACCTCGACTCGACAAACGGTACATATGTGAATGGTCGCCCAGCTGACGGACCGACCGCGCTGCGACGCGGCGACAGGATTGCCCTCGGAGCCGCCAAAATAGTTTTTCTCGGCCTTGCGGTCCGAGGCTCGAAAAATCCGAAAGGGTAG
- a CDS encoding HAMP domain-containing sensor histidine kinase, whose amino-acid sequence MKSLATRLSLRFAGVFAALLVLVVGFTSLIIVFVANKSAQTAVAEAEADVHQLAALYAMSGRPLSSSAPVIVATASGRHVRIAIFDTTGRLLAGDGSVTAPPTPRYFDRFDIAGGSVAIAPAENVGAGVFAYWILMLFVGGLGLLVAWLVGRYLAVQSLRPVTDVTNALDRLACGDFSRRTFVMEERSEVGSLASAFNSAVDKVASVFAERDATETRMRQFIADAGHELRTPLTVIMGYVDVLRRGALRDEALATRILETMGDEGGRMRSLVDKLLTLARLEDVAAPQASRVDVAALLGDVVDSMRRSAPAATISLHSEPGRFVVIDEAELRGAIVNLIDNALKYAPGVPVDVESREEGDEVLILVADAGPGMTAQERASAFERFYRGDNRADATGAGLGLSIVKRTVERAGGTVALESTPGMGTRVTIRLPRVM is encoded by the coding sequence GTGAAATCGCTCGCGACGCGCTTGAGCCTGCGCTTTGCCGGCGTGTTCGCCGCGTTGCTCGTCCTCGTCGTCGGCTTCACGTCGCTCATCATCGTGTTCGTGGCGAACAAGAGCGCGCAAACGGCGGTCGCCGAAGCGGAGGCCGACGTCCATCAACTGGCAGCGCTGTACGCGATGTCCGGACGCCCGCTGTCGTCTTCGGCGCCGGTCATCGTCGCGACGGCTAGCGGGCGCCACGTGCGTATCGCGATCTTCGATACGACCGGCCGGCTGCTCGCCGGCGACGGATCTGTGACCGCGCCGCCGACACCGCGCTACTTCGATCGCTTCGATATCGCAGGCGGCTCGGTCGCGATCGCGCCCGCGGAAAACGTCGGCGCCGGCGTCTTCGCGTATTGGATCCTCATGTTGTTCGTCGGCGGCCTCGGTCTGCTCGTCGCGTGGCTCGTCGGGCGCTATCTTGCCGTCCAGTCGCTGCGACCCGTCACCGACGTGACCAACGCGCTCGATCGCCTTGCCTGCGGCGATTTCTCGCGTCGCACGTTCGTCATGGAAGAGCGAAGCGAAGTGGGCTCGCTCGCGTCGGCGTTCAATTCGGCGGTCGACAAAGTCGCGTCGGTGTTCGCGGAGCGCGACGCGACCGAAACGCGCATGCGCCAGTTCATCGCCGACGCCGGCCACGAGCTGCGAACGCCGCTCACCGTCATCATGGGCTACGTCGATGTGTTGCGACGCGGCGCGCTCCGCGATGAAGCGCTCGCGACGCGCATCCTCGAGACGATGGGTGATGAAGGCGGCCGCATGCGTTCGCTTGTCGACAAGCTCTTGACGCTCGCGCGGCTTGAGGACGTCGCAGCGCCGCAGGCGTCGCGGGTCGACGTCGCTGCGCTGCTCGGCGATGTCGTCGACTCGATGCGCCGGTCGGCTCCGGCGGCGACGATTTCGCTGCATTCGGAACCCGGCCGCTTTGTCGTCATCGATGAGGCCGAGCTGCGTGGGGCGATCGTCAACCTCATCGACAACGCGCTCAAGTACGCGCCGGGCGTACCGGTCGATGTCGAGTCGCGCGAGGAAGGCGACGAGGTTCTTATCTTAGTTGCCGATGCCGGTCCGGGCATGACCGCGCAAGAGCGTGCGAGCGCCTTCGAGCGCTTCTACCGCGGTGACAATCGCGCCGACGCGACTGGCGCCGGCCTCGGCCTTTCGATCGTCAAACGAACGGTCGAACGTGCAGGCGGAACTGTCGCACTTGAATCGACGCCCGGCATGGGCACACGCGTCACCATCCGCCTTCCTCGGGTGATGTAG
- a CDS encoding FtsW/RodA/SpoVE family cell cycle protein, with protein MAGAISALTLPRAARTALPLYVVLCCAAVALILLLPIAASIPWWLLALPAIGFILIRVVTPDASELDEALWPLVAAACTLGVLAVARLDPKLGDHQAIWIAVGLGIIVAGQRLLREYRRLVHVKYTWVVASIVLFALLQFFGTEVNGARLWFSFGSFEVQPVEIVKIFMVFFMAAYLTENGAAIGALAPTDLGANLRLLGPLVLGWGVSIVTLVMQRDVGEAFLFLGIFLVMLYVASRRLDLIAVAVVVFAVGAWFVASHFGYVQTRIAVWQDPWSDPLGRGYQAEQALFALANGGLFGAGYHLGHPGFIPDAPTDYVYAAWGEEFGVSGALALLALYLALVVRGIRIAFYASDRFSSLLAIGFAATIGIQVFVIVGGVLGLLPLTGITLPFFSYGGSSMVVNLVMVDLLWLFSRREGEPTASAKVASTG; from the coding sequence GTGGCAGGCGCAATCTCGGCACTGACGCTTCCGCGCGCCGCGCGCACCGCTCTTCCGCTTTACGTCGTCCTCTGCTGCGCCGCTGTGGCGCTCATCTTGCTGCTTCCGATCGCGGCCTCGATCCCATGGTGGCTACTTGCGCTGCCGGCTATCGGCTTCATCCTCATCCGCGTCGTCACGCCGGATGCATCGGAGCTCGATGAAGCGCTTTGGCCTCTCGTCGCCGCCGCATGTACGCTCGGCGTTCTCGCGGTCGCGCGGCTCGACCCGAAGCTCGGCGATCATCAAGCGATCTGGATCGCGGTGGGCTTGGGCATCATCGTCGCGGGGCAACGACTGCTGCGCGAATATCGGCGGCTCGTGCACGTCAAGTACACGTGGGTCGTCGCGTCGATCGTACTCTTCGCGCTGCTCCAGTTCTTCGGCACCGAGGTGAACGGCGCGCGGTTATGGTTCAGCTTCGGCTCGTTCGAAGTGCAGCCGGTGGAGATCGTCAAGATCTTCATGGTCTTCTTCATGGCCGCGTATCTCACCGAGAACGGAGCCGCCATCGGTGCGCTTGCGCCGACCGATCTCGGGGCGAATCTCCGGCTGCTCGGCCCACTCGTGCTCGGCTGGGGCGTGTCGATAGTCACGCTCGTCATGCAGCGCGACGTCGGCGAGGCGTTCTTGTTCCTCGGCATCTTCCTCGTCATGCTCTACGTCGCGTCGCGGCGGCTCGATCTCATCGCGGTCGCCGTCGTCGTGTTCGCGGTCGGCGCGTGGTTCGTCGCATCGCATTTCGGCTACGTGCAGACGCGCATCGCCGTGTGGCAAGATCCGTGGAGCGATCCGCTTGGGCGTGGCTATCAGGCGGAGCAAGCGCTGTTCGCGCTCGCGAATGGCGGATTGTTCGGCGCGGGCTATCATCTCGGCCATCCGGGATTCATCCCCGATGCGCCGACCGATTACGTCTACGCCGCGTGGGGAGAAGAGTTCGGCGTCTCAGGCGCGCTCGCGTTGCTCGCGTTGTATCTCGCGCTCGTCGTGCGCGGCATCCGCATCGCGTTTTACGCATCCGATCGATTCAGCTCGTTGCTCGCGATCGGTTTCGCGGCGACCATCGGCATCCAAGTCTTCGTCATCGTCGGCGGGGTCCTAGGACTCTTGCCGCTCACAGGAATCACACTGCCGTTCTTCTCATACGGAGGTTCGAGCATGGTGGTAAACCTCGTGATGGTCGATCTCTTGTGGCTTTTCAGCCGGCGAGAAGGCGAGCCGACGGCGAGCGCAAAAGTCGCTTCAACGGGCTAG
- a CDS encoding pyridoxal phosphate-dependent aminotransferase — protein sequence MSSANPRLVALPASGLRVVQHRMRPTSLDLSIGQPSLMPDTEPFETATQWIREHGCPYPPYNGIPELRAAIASIYGGRNHTKADNVCVTNGSQEAIYLAIKALLEPGRDGVLVVNPGYPSYARCCALEGIACRTVNAHARDGFRIRAHALLEALRPETRMIILGSPANPSGALLMQQDVDELARELTNRPGPPVIVVVDEVYRELTYGSQPYPSMADAYPNTYVVQSMSKSCALTGLRVGFLIGPEDGVSLATRAHMLMLMSVSVFSQRVALEIVRKPERLRAHVPWYVAQRAAMLEAAVAGDVQIIEPDGAFYTMVRLPDRWRSDSLGAAHALFDEQDVVTVPGFLFGSQAEGYLRVTWSADPASVREGFARIGRFVQA from the coding sequence ATGTCGAGCGCAAATCCGCGTCTCGTCGCGCTACCTGCGTCGGGTTTGCGCGTCGTTCAACACCGCATGCGGCCGACTTCGCTCGACTTGAGCATTGGTCAACCGAGCCTCATGCCCGACACCGAGCCGTTCGAGACCGCAACGCAATGGATCCGTGAGCACGGCTGCCCGTACCCGCCTTACAACGGTATCCCTGAGCTTCGCGCTGCGATAGCGTCGATCTACGGCGGTCGCAATCACACGAAAGCCGACAACGTCTGCGTAACGAACGGCTCACAAGAAGCGATCTACCTCGCCATCAAAGCGTTGCTCGAACCCGGACGCGACGGAGTGCTCGTCGTCAATCCCGGCTATCCCTCGTATGCGCGGTGTTGCGCGCTTGAAGGCATCGCCTGCCGGACGGTCAACGCGCATGCCCGCGACGGCTTTCGCATTCGCGCTCACGCGCTGCTCGAAGCCTTACGGCCCGAAACGCGCATGATCATCCTCGGCTCGCCTGCGAACCCGAGCGGCGCATTGCTCATGCAGCAAGACGTCGACGAGCTCGCGCGCGAGCTGACGAATCGACCGGGACCGCCGGTCATCGTCGTCGTCGATGAAGTCTATCGCGAGCTGACGTACGGCTCGCAACCTTATCCTTCAATGGCGGATGCCTATCCGAACACGTACGTCGTCCAGAGCATGTCGAAGTCGTGCGCGCTCACCGGTCTGCGCGTCGGCTTCCTCATCGGCCCCGAAGACGGCGTCTCGCTCGCGACGCGCGCCCATATGCTCATGCTCATGTCGGTGAGCGTCTTCTCGCAGCGCGTCGCTTTGGAAATCGTCCGCAAACCCGAGCGCTTGCGCGCGCACGTACCCTGGTACGTCGCGCAGCGCGCCGCGATGCTCGAAGCAGCGGTCGCGGGGGACGTCCAGATCATCGAACCCGACGGCGCCTTCTATACGATGGTGCGCCTGCCCGATCGATGGCGCAGTGACTCGCTCGGTGCGGCGCACGCGCTTTTCGACGAGCAGGACGTCGTCACGGTGCCTGGCTTCCTCTTCGGTTCGCAGGCGGAAGGCTATCTGCGCGTCACGTGGTCGGCGGACCCGGCAAGTGTACGCGAAGGTTTCGCTCGCATCGGACGCTTCGTCCAGGCGTGA
- a CDS encoding vitamin K epoxide reductase family protein, translated as MRFVVLGLCAVGLYVSIYMQRKAMDARDGRLTDASVVQTPRARVVGGVPNSLIGICYYLALGILSFGLTEPAVYLPALIAVSLAAAMSLYLAYSLLFVTKMPCLYCWTGHIVNWALLLVLIFLR; from the coding sequence GTGAGGTTCGTCGTCCTCGGACTCTGCGCCGTCGGACTCTACGTATCCATCTATATGCAGCGCAAGGCGATGGACGCGCGTGACGGTAGATTGACCGACGCGAGCGTCGTGCAGACGCCTCGCGCTCGCGTCGTGGGCGGCGTGCCGAATTCGTTGATCGGGATCTGCTACTACCTGGCGCTTGGGATCCTGTCGTTCGGCCTCACGGAGCCGGCGGTATATCTCCCCGCGCTCATCGCGGTAAGCCTCGCGGCAGCGATGTCGCTCTATCTCGCGTACAGTTTGCTATTCGTCACCAAGATGCCGTGCCTATACTGCTGGACTGGCCACATCGTCAACTGGGCGCTGCTCCTCGTCTTGATCTTCCTCAGGTAA
- a CDS encoding 2,3,4,5-tetrahydropyridine-2,6-dicarboxylate N-succinyltransferase — protein sequence MATEPVDAAKTIAAAFKDRARANTPTVRDAVDRTIAALDRGELRVAEKRGDEWIVNEWIKEAILLYFTLHDSAPSNAGPLGFFDKLPMKTKWQGTGVRVVPPGVARYGSFLEPNVVLMPGFVNIGARVGEGTMIDTWATVGSCAQIGTHVHLSGGVGIGGVLEPPSARPVVVEDGAFIGSRCIVVEGVIVQKDAVLGAGVILTASTPIIDVTGAKPVTTKGVIPARAVVIPGTQNKTFPAGEFGTPCALIVGRRNESTDRKTSLNDALREYGVQA from the coding sequence ATGGCGACGGAGCCCGTAGACGCGGCGAAAACAATCGCCGCGGCGTTCAAAGACCGCGCGCGTGCGAACACGCCCACAGTTCGCGACGCCGTCGATCGGACGATCGCGGCGCTCGACCGCGGCGAACTGCGCGTCGCAGAAAAACGCGGCGACGAGTGGATCGTCAACGAGTGGATCAAAGAGGCGATCCTCCTCTATTTCACGCTCCACGACAGCGCGCCGTCTAATGCCGGACCGCTCGGTTTCTTCGACAAGCTCCCGATGAAGACGAAGTGGCAAGGTACGGGCGTCCGCGTCGTGCCGCCCGGCGTCGCACGCTACGGCAGCTTCCTCGAACCAAACGTCGTCCTCATGCCGGGTTTCGTCAACATCGGCGCGCGGGTCGGCGAAGGCACGATGATCGACACGTGGGCGACGGTCGGCAGCTGCGCTCAGATCGGCACGCACGTCCACCTTTCCGGCGGCGTCGGCATCGGCGGTGTCCTCGAACCGCCGAGCGCGCGACCGGTCGTCGTCGAAGATGGCGCGTTTATCGGTTCGCGCTGCATCGTCGTCGAAGGCGTCATCGTCCAAAAAGACGCCGTGCTCGGCGCTGGTGTCATCCTCACAGCGTCGACGCCGATCATCGACGTCACCGGTGCAAAGCCGGTAACGACAAAAGGTGTGATCCCAGCTCGTGCCGTCGTCATCCCGGGCACGCAAAATAAGACTTTCCCCGCCGGCGAGTTCGGCACGCCGTGCGCGCTCATCGTGGGCCGGCGCAACGAATCGACCGATCGCAAGACATCGCTCAACGACGCGCTGCGAGAGTACGGAGTTCAAGCGTAG
- a CDS encoding protein phosphatase 2C domain-containing protein: MEVAVTTDVGSGQRCNDDAWCHEQLHRNVTLLAVADGFGRPQDVPSAAIVLDAIRDVIRRELRRATFPPRSLTANDMRELLVSAFAEGNERLLRLGGATEDLVSACSTCTLALVVSNQAFIAHIGDSRAYLLRRGELVQLTSDESLFPEYVRSGAPQQAGPARKSFGPALLPQALGVEQASALKTKIAHYTLHSHDALMLCTDGASRVLGSAELQNAAMTRESARAAAERVVAAARASGSTDNATVILARNATVHGPPVETVTLSTIPPWRALTAFAAAVVLFFITGAVARNFWFGDGHLYLAADSSGDVGLFAGSPDTFMGLPLHIERAPYTLEVSSLTVAEQREVDSGYPVSTPTAANAVVAKWQAQSRH, from the coding sequence ATGGAGGTTGCGGTCACCACCGACGTCGGCAGCGGCCAGCGATGCAACGATGATGCATGGTGTCACGAGCAGCTGCACCGCAATGTGACGTTGCTTGCGGTGGCCGACGGTTTCGGTAGACCGCAAGACGTTCCGTCGGCGGCGATCGTGCTCGATGCGATTCGCGACGTCATCCGACGCGAATTGCGTCGCGCCACGTTTCCTCCGCGAAGCCTCACCGCGAACGACATGCGCGAGCTGCTCGTCTCAGCATTCGCAGAAGGCAACGAACGGCTGCTCCGGCTCGGGGGCGCCACCGAAGACCTCGTCTCCGCATGCTCGACGTGCACGCTCGCGCTCGTCGTCAGCAATCAGGCCTTCATCGCGCACATCGGCGACTCGCGCGCGTACTTACTGCGACGCGGCGAGCTCGTCCAACTGACGAGCGACGAGTCGCTGTTCCCCGAATACGTCCGCAGCGGCGCGCCGCAACAGGCGGGGCCCGCCCGAAAGTCCTTTGGACCCGCGCTCCTGCCGCAAGCGCTCGGCGTCGAGCAAGCCAGCGCGCTGAAGACGAAGATCGCGCACTATACGCTGCACAGCCACGACGCGCTCATGTTGTGCACGGATGGCGCGTCGCGCGTGCTCGGCTCGGCGGAACTGCAAAACGCGGCGATGACGCGCGAGAGTGCGCGCGCCGCGGCCGAGCGAGTCGTCGCGGCGGCGCGGGCGTCGGGCAGCACGGATAACGCGACCGTCATTCTCGCGCGCAACGCGACCGTGCACGGGCCGCCGGTCGAGACCGTCACGCTGTCGACGATCCCGCCGTGGCGTGCGCTTACCGCGTTCGCGGCTGCCGTCGTCCTGTTCTTCATCACCGGCGCCGTCGCTCGCAACTTCTGGTTCGGCGACGGTCATCTCTACCTCGCTGCGGACTCGAGCGGCGACGTCGGATTGTTTGCCGGCTCGCCGGACACGTTCATGGGTTTGCCGCTTCACATCGAACGCGCGCCCTACACGCTCGAAGTCTCGTCGTTGACGGTCGCCGAGCAACGCGAAGTCGATAGCGGCTATCCGGTGAGCACGCCGACCGCGGCTAACGCCGTCGTCGCCAAGTGGCAGGCGCAATCTCGGCACTGA